In Vibrio cyclitrophicus, one genomic interval encodes:
- a CDS encoding alcohol dehydrogenase family protein, translating to MNFEIPKTMKGAEMLGHGGAEMLGYREDIAVPQIEPNEVLIKVMAAGVNNTDINTRIGWYSKSDDSDDASWSGEALKFPRIQGADVCGFIVAVGNEVSADRIGERVLIEPCLTEVYGRDLPQPWYFGSECDGGFAEYTKVAAKHAYAVNSSMSDVELASFPCSYSTAENMLTRANVADGDRVLISGASGGVGSAAIQLAKARGAYVIAITSPSKNQQLLELGADEVIARDAELVEALGANSVHVVIDLVAGDKWPEFLEVLKPHGRYAVSGAIGGAMVELDVRTLYLKDLSFFGCTVLEPQVFQNLVNRIEKQQIGAIVAESYPLADIHKAQDEFLKKKHVGKIVLEVAQS from the coding sequence ATGAATTTCGAGATACCAAAAACAATGAAAGGCGCAGAGATGCTAGGACACGGCGGAGCAGAAATGCTTGGCTACCGTGAAGATATCGCTGTACCTCAAATCGAACCTAATGAAGTGCTGATCAAAGTGATGGCAGCAGGCGTTAACAATACAGATATCAACACACGAATCGGTTGGTACTCTAAAAGTGATGACTCAGACGACGCAAGTTGGTCGGGTGAAGCGTTGAAGTTCCCTCGTATCCAAGGTGCTGACGTGTGTGGTTTCATCGTAGCAGTGGGTAATGAAGTCTCTGCTGATCGTATTGGTGAGCGTGTTCTTATCGAACCTTGTTTAACCGAAGTGTACGGACGAGATCTGCCACAGCCGTGGTATTTCGGTTCTGAGTGCGATGGTGGTTTTGCTGAATACACCAAAGTGGCTGCGAAACACGCTTATGCGGTGAACAGTTCTATGTCGGATGTTGAGCTAGCGTCTTTCCCATGCTCTTACTCAACGGCAGAAAATATGCTGACTCGCGCTAATGTGGCTGACGGTGATCGCGTACTTATCTCTGGCGCATCGGGCGGCGTGGGTTCGGCGGCAATTCAATTGGCGAAAGCGCGCGGTGCTTACGTGATTGCAATTACTAGCCCAAGTAAGAACCAACAGCTACTTGAATTGGGTGCTGATGAGGTGATTGCTCGTGATGCTGAATTGGTTGAGGCATTAGGTGCAAACAGTGTGCATGTGGTTATCGATTTGGTTGCAGGTGACAAGTGGCCTGAGTTCCTTGAAGTCCTAAAACCGCATGGTCGTTATGCTGTGTCTGGTGCGATTGGCGGTGCGATGGTTGAGCTTGATGTTCGTACTCTGTACCTGAAAGACCTTAGCTTTTTTGGTTGCACAGTTTTAGAACCGCAAGTATTTCAAAACTTGGTTAATCGCATTGAGAAGCAGCAGATCGGCGCCATCGTTGCAGAGTCTTATCCGCTAGCCGATATCCATAAAGCGCAAGATGAATTCTTAAAGAAAAAGCACGTCGGTAAGATCGTGTTGGAAGTCGCTCAGAGCTAA
- a CDS encoding TetR/AcrR family transcriptional regulator has translation MLREQIAASLEVAFSQQGFAEPSVAQLKTACGVSLRTLYKHFPSKEAMIVGALEYRHQRYLDFLLEESPEAGLESVTHIFNKLQQWLEEYAPHGCMSMNAMAAFPDNALISQAVTQHKEQVRLLIGKQSQREDLATPLFLLHEGVSSAWPVLGEEAVASAQNMVTKLLKETV, from the coding sequence ATGTTGAGAGAACAGATTGCAGCAAGCCTTGAAGTAGCGTTCAGCCAACAAGGTTTTGCTGAGCCGAGCGTTGCACAGCTGAAAACCGCGTGCGGCGTGAGCTTGAGAACCCTGTATAAACACTTCCCTTCAAAAGAAGCGATGATTGTTGGCGCATTGGAATACCGACACCAACGCTATCTCGATTTCTTATTGGAGGAGTCGCCAGAGGCTGGATTGGAATCTGTCACTCATATCTTCAATAAGCTTCAACAATGGTTAGAAGAGTATGCGCCACATGGGTGCATGTCGATGAATGCGATGGCCGCGTTTCCTGATAATGCGCTTATCAGCCAAGCGGTTACACAGCACAAAGAACAAGTACGTTTGTTGATAGGCAAGCAGAGCCAGCGAGAGGATCTCGCGACACCGCTGTTTTTACTTCATGAAGGCGTATCAAGCGCGTGGCCAGTTTTGGGCGAAGAAGCAGTGGCATCGGCACAGAATATGGTGACAAAATTACTCAAGGAAACAGTATGA
- a CDS encoding multidrug effflux MFS transporter — protein MKTKPSLWQMVLLLMFPQIAETIYSPTLDSISKSFDVSYTQAAQTLSIYFSAFALGVVVWGVLADKWGRRPTMLLGMGLFACSALIAMQTDSFTWLMIARAMGAFGLAVGSVVTQTMLRDAFSGAELAKVFGYMGMGLSISPIIGLLLGGQLSQAGGHRYVFIALFIMVLALLVHSLWSLPETQQSKQPLQLKSLSIHMIKDGGIWVSALLVASFNIALFSYYQLGSFTFLQLGFSIEQFGYSGIVLGFGTLLGSLVNKALLKRQVSSTSLISLAVGLQTVGAVGVYFSQHSIWFLLPMMLVVMAFGIAIPNVLSRALVRYQSQAGSAGALFGLMYYTLIGSGLALAGMIQDLGVVLVLCGALSVLVTIRSRL, from the coding sequence ATGAAAACAAAACCTTCTTTATGGCAAATGGTGCTGCTGTTGATGTTCCCTCAAATCGCAGAAACCATCTATAGCCCGACTCTGGATTCAATATCGAAATCCTTTGATGTTAGTTACACACAAGCGGCACAAACCCTCTCGATCTACTTCTCTGCATTTGCGTTGGGTGTGGTGGTATGGGGTGTGTTAGCGGATAAATGGGGACGCCGGCCAACCATGTTATTGGGGATGGGATTATTCGCTTGTTCAGCACTCATTGCCATGCAAACCGACAGTTTTACGTGGTTGATGATAGCAAGAGCCATGGGCGCTTTCGGGCTTGCGGTGGGCTCGGTTGTGACACAAACTATGTTGCGAGATGCCTTTAGCGGCGCTGAACTGGCCAAGGTGTTTGGTTACATGGGCATGGGGCTGTCGATTAGCCCAATCATCGGGCTGCTTCTTGGCGGTCAATTAAGCCAAGCGGGCGGGCATCGATATGTATTTATTGCCTTATTTATTATGGTATTAGCGTTGCTGGTACATAGCTTATGGTCGCTGCCTGAAACACAACAATCTAAGCAACCGTTGCAGTTAAAATCGCTCAGTATTCACATGATTAAAGACGGGGGTATTTGGGTATCGGCACTGCTTGTCGCATCGTTCAATATTGCGCTGTTTTCGTATTATCAACTAGGTTCATTCACCTTCTTACAGCTTGGGTTCAGTATTGAGCAGTTTGGCTACAGCGGCATTGTACTTGGGTTCGGGACTCTGTTGGGAAGCTTGGTTAACAAAGCACTATTGAAACGACAAGTTTCATCTACCTCTTTGATTAGCTTAGCGGTAGGGCTTCAAACGGTAGGCGCGGTGGGTGTCTATTTTTCACAACACTCAATATGGTTTTTACTTCCGATGATGTTGGTGGTTATGGCGTTTGGCATTGCGATCCCTAATGTATTGAGCCGTGCGTTGGTGCGCTATCAATCTCAAGCAGGAAGTGCAGGTGCATTGTTTGGTTTGATGTATTACACCTTGATTGGCTCAGGGCTCGCTTTAGCGGGAATGATTCAAGATTTAGGGGTGGTGTTGGTACTTTGTGGCGCTTTGTCTGTGTTGGTGACGATACGCAGCCGACTCTAG
- a CDS encoding helix-turn-helix transcriptional regulator — MAFIDDSCAFDADSIEVSVVGIAAELGQHDSGIHQHRKGQLLYAPQGCITLTLDNALCILPPTKAVWIPPHVPHRAQMTNVVAYRSLYFDTDVFECPEEITTIKVNDLLKALINKIALWEWDIAEHKTHNTSALFWEEFHSLTHQTLMLPLPTDRRLARFCTQVNKADFIVPPLNVLASSVGASSKTISHLFKAEAGMTYQDWRQQWRLIKAIELLAQNRTVTDTAHYLEFSSNSAFIAFFKQQTGQTPLTFTKLGRDCSNPNS, encoded by the coding sequence ATGGCATTTATCGATGACAGCTGTGCTTTTGATGCCGATAGCATTGAAGTAAGCGTAGTGGGAATAGCGGCAGAGCTAGGACAGCATGATTCAGGTATTCATCAGCATCGCAAAGGGCAATTACTTTACGCGCCGCAAGGGTGCATTACCTTAACACTGGATAATGCTTTGTGTATTCTGCCTCCGACTAAGGCTGTGTGGATCCCGCCACATGTCCCACACCGAGCACAAATGACCAACGTGGTCGCGTATCGTTCTCTGTATTTTGATACAGATGTGTTTGAGTGCCCAGAGGAGATCACAACGATTAAAGTTAACGATTTACTGAAAGCTCTGATCAATAAGATCGCATTATGGGAATGGGATATCGCGGAGCACAAGACACACAATACGTCTGCGCTTTTTTGGGAAGAGTTTCATTCATTAACACACCAAACCTTAATGCTTCCACTCCCAACAGACCGACGATTGGCGCGTTTCTGCACACAAGTCAACAAAGCCGATTTTATCGTCCCTCCGTTGAATGTATTGGCATCATCCGTTGGAGCGAGTAGCAAAACCATCTCTCATCTATTTAAAGCCGAAGCAGGCATGACCTATCAAGATTGGCGTCAACAATGGCGGTTGATCAAAGCGATCGAGCTACTTGCTCAAAACCGAACTGTTACCGACACAGCGCACTATTTAGAGTTCTCTTCGAACAGCGCTTTCATTGCCTTTTTCAAACAACAAACCGGACAAACTCCGTTGACGTTTACCAAGTTAGGACGTGATTGTAGTAATCCAAACTCTTAG
- a CDS encoding glutathione synthase has product MNPMPSIPQQIIEDACEWAIMHGVAFRQSDDTARHCPFSIAPMTMEREVYEHLRRVTPLITKLISNVSEDHDFLQSSLSDMAQADPFFGRLMELHQQAHGSKDKRLNPARQPLLLMRTDFMDDRQHGAKVIEFNGIAAGMAPFGQRATEFHSFMQNQWPETYKNWLEDQSATPAENQGLTQLAYGISTTAKQVKADFNEQGKPVFLMVVQKNEDNVYDQHLLEVELQKQGVRTVRRTFEQLTCQLSTGDNQRLLLQDVGAVDVVYLRAGYQYSDYWAPELNESVCCHTLSQTRLFIEQHHVAVNATFSQQLATSKTMQMLLTMMPASEYARWGLTLEEAELVKSVLADMKPITSESIEWFNTQANKQEWVLKNQGEGGGHCVFGDDISEQLSQLKSEEYDAWALMQRLYPHERDVPTIAVRDTQQTLVTDLVSEVGLFTAYYQGKPVTELDGYAGYLIRSKPASENEGGIHSGKGILDSLVLID; this is encoded by the coding sequence ATGAATCCAATGCCATCGATTCCACAACAAATAATTGAAGATGCCTGTGAATGGGCGATCATGCATGGCGTTGCGTTCCGCCAGTCAGATGATACCGCTAGGCATTGTCCTTTCAGTATTGCGCCAATGACAATGGAACGTGAGGTTTATGAACACCTGCGCCGCGTCACTCCGCTTATCACTAAGTTAATCAGTAATGTGTCGGAAGACCATGACTTCTTGCAATCATCATTGAGCGATATGGCTCAAGCCGATCCGTTCTTTGGTCGCTTGATGGAGTTGCATCAACAAGCTCACGGCAGTAAAGATAAGCGTTTGAACCCCGCTCGTCAGCCATTGCTATTGATGCGTACTGATTTTATGGATGACCGCCAACATGGCGCCAAAGTCATTGAGTTCAATGGCATTGCTGCTGGCATGGCACCGTTTGGCCAACGCGCAACAGAATTCCACTCGTTCATGCAAAATCAATGGCCAGAAACGTACAAAAATTGGTTGGAAGACCAGTCGGCAACACCTGCAGAGAACCAAGGCTTAACGCAGTTGGCTTATGGTATTTCAACGACCGCAAAGCAAGTTAAAGCCGACTTCAATGAGCAAGGCAAACCGGTTTTCTTGATGGTGGTACAGAAGAACGAAGACAATGTTTATGACCAGCATCTACTTGAAGTTGAACTACAAAAACAGGGCGTTCGCACGGTTCGCCGTACCTTTGAACAACTAACCTGTCAGCTTTCAACGGGCGATAACCAACGTCTGTTATTGCAAGATGTTGGCGCTGTTGATGTTGTGTATCTAAGAGCGGGTTACCAGTATTCAGACTACTGGGCGCCTGAGCTTAATGAATCAGTTTGCTGCCACACGCTCAGTCAGACGCGTTTGTTCATCGAACAACACCATGTCGCTGTGAATGCCACATTCAGCCAACAGCTCGCAACCAGTAAAACCATGCAAATGCTGCTGACCATGATGCCTGCATCAGAATACGCACGCTGGGGTTTAACGCTAGAAGAAGCAGAACTGGTGAAAAGTGTATTGGCCGATATGAAGCCAATCACCAGTGAATCGATTGAATGGTTTAACACGCAAGCGAATAAGCAAGAATGGGTGCTAAAAAACCAAGGTGAGGGCGGTGGTCATTGTGTATTCGGTGATGATATCAGCGAACAACTGAGCCAACTCAAGTCAGAAGAGTACGATGCATGGGCACTCATGCAGCGTTTGTATCCACATGAGCGAGACGTGCCAACTATTGCAGTGCGTGATACTCAGCAAACACTCGTAACAGACTTAGTCAGCGAAGTCGGCTTATTCACTGCTTACTATCAAGGTAAGCCAGTAACTGAACTGGACGGTTATGCGGGCTACTTAATCCGCAGCAAGCCAGCCAGCGAAAACGAAGGTGGAATACACAGTGGGAAAGGGATCCTTGATTCGTTGGTGTTGATTGATTAG
- a CDS encoding LysR family transcriptional regulator produces MVDVKSLLKCDMNLLLCLHVLLEERSVSKTAERLFLSQSAVSKQLTKLRSLFDDPLFERESKGLFPTPKATSLAPKVHQILLQVEQLTVPDIFEPKDSERTFNIDLVETAYTAIYPKFMPNALADAPNITVNSTTWSSETFKRLLKREVDFGIGIFELDERASTHIQNIPAELNHVELLQDYSVCLMRNDHPVLQEDWNLQAFLKYRHIQLVTGGVGDWLLLEILQAKQLQINKAANVSDITSAVKLCKQSDLLMCYPYNSVRDYIESGELVMKPIPIELVPGGLFLLWHRYFDSEPSHKWLRDLIVNKTQEPQL; encoded by the coding sequence ATGGTAGATGTTAAAAGCTTACTCAAATGTGATATGAATTTACTGCTGTGTTTACACGTGTTGCTTGAAGAGCGCAGCGTGAGCAAAACGGCAGAGCGATTATTCCTTAGTCAGTCAGCGGTGAGTAAGCAACTCACCAAGCTGCGATCTTTGTTTGATGACCCGCTGTTCGAACGTGAATCAAAAGGTCTGTTTCCAACTCCGAAAGCGACTTCTCTTGCGCCTAAGGTTCATCAAATTCTTTTGCAAGTTGAACAGCTAACCGTGCCGGATATTTTTGAGCCTAAAGACAGCGAACGCACTTTTAATATCGACCTTGTTGAAACCGCATATACCGCTATTTACCCTAAATTTATGCCTAACGCGTTGGCAGATGCGCCGAACATTACAGTAAATAGCACTACTTGGAGTAGCGAAACCTTTAAGCGCTTACTAAAGCGTGAGGTCGATTTTGGGATTGGAATTTTTGAACTCGATGAAAGGGCGAGTACCCACATTCAAAACATTCCTGCCGAGTTGAACCATGTCGAATTACTGCAAGACTACTCTGTGTGTTTGATGCGCAATGATCACCCAGTGCTTCAAGAAGATTGGAATCTGCAAGCCTTCCTTAAATACCGTCATATTCAGTTAGTGACCGGTGGCGTTGGCGATTGGTTGTTACTGGAAATCTTGCAGGCCAAACAGCTTCAAATTAACAAAGCCGCCAACGTGTCGGACATCACCAGCGCAGTAAAGCTGTGCAAACAAAGCGATTTGTTAATGTGTTATCCGTATAACTCGGTTCGTGACTATATTGAGAGTGGCGAATTGGTGATGAAGCCGATTCCCATTGAGTTAGTTCCCGGTGGTTTGTTTCTGCTTTGGCATCGTTACTTTGACTCTGAACCAAGCCACAAATGGCTTCGCGACCTCATAGTCAATAAGACTCAAGAACCTCAGCTGTAA
- a CDS encoding adenosine deaminase, which produces MNFLALPKIDLHCHLDGSVRPDTIIDLAKQYGIELPEGREAVVKSLTVPEDCKNLDEYLACFSLPLQVMQTEEAIERISFELYEDAALENVKYLEVRFAPILHVNKGLSLDAIIASAVKGMKRAEEKYDIKGNYIMSVLRMFPKDSIKDVIDAGQPYLGKGVVAFDIAGGEKPGFCAEFPEYTQYALEKGYRITVHAGEQWHGQNVYDAVTLLDAERIGHGVHIQGNEDAYNIVKEKQVALETCPTSNVQTKCIHKFSDHPIAAFKKDGIVVTISTDNRTVSNTTMTNEVKRVCETFGLTKEDYAEIYKYSVESAFASDEVKQHLMGFVEQI; this is translated from the coding sequence ATGAACTTTCTAGCACTCCCTAAGATTGATCTGCACTGCCACCTAGACGGAAGTGTTCGTCCAGATACGATTATTGATCTGGCGAAACAATACGGAATCGAACTTCCAGAAGGCCGTGAAGCGGTAGTAAAGTCTCTAACAGTGCCTGAAGATTGCAAAAACCTTGATGAGTACCTAGCTTGCTTCAGCCTGCCACTGCAAGTAATGCAAACGGAAGAAGCGATTGAGCGTATTTCTTTTGAGCTTTACGAAGACGCAGCACTAGAGAACGTTAAATACCTAGAAGTTCGTTTTGCACCGATTCTTCACGTAAACAAGGGCTTATCTCTTGATGCGATCATCGCAAGTGCGGTTAAAGGCATGAAACGTGCTGAAGAGAAATACGACATCAAAGGCAACTACATCATGTCTGTGCTTCGTATGTTCCCTAAAGACTCTATCAAAGACGTGATCGACGCAGGCCAACCTTACCTAGGTAAAGGTGTTGTGGCGTTTGATATCGCAGGTGGCGAAAAGCCAGGTTTCTGCGCTGAATTCCCTGAGTACACACAATACGCTCTTGAAAAAGGCTACCGCATTACCGTGCACGCTGGTGAGCAATGGCATGGTCAAAACGTTTACGATGCCGTAACACTGCTTGATGCTGAACGTATCGGCCACGGTGTTCACATCCAAGGCAACGAAGATGCGTACAACATCGTGAAAGAGAAGCAAGTTGCACTTGAAACTTGCCCAACAAGTAACGTGCAAACTAAATGCATTCACAAATTCAGCGACCACCCAATTGCTGCATTCAAGAAAGACGGCATCGTTGTAACGATCAGCACAGACAACCGCACTGTGTCGAACACAACCATGACTAACGAAGTGAAGCGTGTGTGTGAAACGTTCGGCCTAACAAAAGAAGACTACGCAGAGATCTACAAGTACTCTGTAGAGAGCGCATTTGCTTCAGACGAAGTGAAACAGCACCTAATGGGTTTCGTTGAGCAAATCTAA
- a CDS encoding sugar O-acetyltransferase, protein MKTELEKMLSGEVFDGADHEIDQMRTHASKALSDFNQCSDDTQQPNFQANLFGKIGSSVVRPPFHCEFGKTIEIGNDTFINMNVVMLDGANIKIGNNVLVGPSVQFYTASHSLDHLSRRKWETFCFPIIVEDDVWIGGNSVINQDVTIGARSVIAANSVVNSDVPPDCLYGGTPAKLIRYLNTEQPRDDGE, encoded by the coding sequence ATGAAAACAGAACTCGAAAAAATGCTGTCTGGCGAAGTTTTTGACGGTGCCGATCATGAGATTGACCAAATGCGCACTCATGCAAGTAAAGCTCTGTCAGATTTCAATCAATGTTCCGACGACACTCAACAGCCGAACTTTCAAGCCAATCTATTTGGCAAAATCGGCAGCAGTGTTGTGCGCCCTCCTTTCCATTGTGAGTTTGGTAAAACCATCGAGATTGGTAACGATACCTTTATTAACATGAACGTGGTGATGCTTGATGGCGCGAACATCAAGATTGGTAACAATGTTTTGGTTGGGCCAAGCGTTCAGTTTTATACGGCTTCTCACTCTCTAGACCATCTAAGTCGTCGTAAATGGGAAACCTTCTGCTTTCCAATTATCGTTGAAGACGATGTATGGATTGGCGGAAACTCAGTTATCAACCAAGATGTCACTATTGGTGCACGCTCTGTTATCGCGGCTAACTCTGTGGTCAACAGCGACGTACCGCCAGACTGTCTATACGGTGGCACACCAGCCAAGTTGATTCGATACTTGAACACTGAACAGCCAAGAGATGACGGCGAATAA
- a CDS encoding HAD family phosphatase produces MSSNEIKNVVFDVGNVIVRWTPLEIARLTFGDTEDLESRARSIFQSAIWLDLNKGFLTENEAKLRYQQELNLSPLECDRLFYYVKQTQILLHGSVDLIERVKRAGYGVYALTDNVVEIVEYLKSTYQFWPLFDGAAVSAELGMLKPQPEIYQALLSNNGLEASETVFIDDMPYNVEGAKAVGMAGIQFIDAVQCENSLQALGVNLIQ; encoded by the coding sequence ATGAGTTCTAATGAAATCAAAAATGTTGTGTTTGATGTGGGTAATGTCATTGTGCGTTGGACACCTCTGGAAATTGCCCGTCTTACTTTTGGTGATACTGAAGACTTGGAGTCTCGAGCTCGTTCTATTTTTCAAAGTGCTATTTGGTTGGATTTGAACAAAGGTTTCTTGACTGAAAATGAGGCTAAACTTCGTTATCAACAAGAACTCAATTTATCTCCATTAGAGTGTGATCGTCTGTTCTATTACGTTAAACAAACGCAGATCTTACTGCATGGTTCTGTCGATCTCATCGAGCGTGTAAAGCGTGCTGGTTATGGTGTGTATGCACTTACCGACAACGTGGTCGAGATTGTTGAATACCTAAAATCAACCTACCAATTTTGGCCGCTGTTTGATGGCGCGGCGGTATCCGCTGAATTGGGCATGCTTAAACCGCAGCCTGAGATTTACCAAGCGCTGCTGTCTAATAATGGTCTTGAAGCTTCAGAAACCGTCTTCATTGATGACATGCCTTATAACGTTGAAGGGGCAAAGGCTGTAGGCATGGCTGGTATTCAATTTATCGACGCAGTGCAGTGTGAAAATAGCTTACAAGCCCTGGGTGTCAATTTGATACAGTGA
- a CDS encoding AraC family transcriptional regulator, producing the protein MLELPLIAKSVVSHFQQCVREDKLLAPYHAAIEVLAVQVSVPFSMDTSVAQYVSFNVFTHFLEGLRTVLPSEVFVSALLGNAERAALELNFSNLSAHAFLSLFPFEKWSVESSSQSLKLSFQVSSNSLNGIEAELFLIVYSHSYFKAQQADIDKPIRYDLVSVSASALSDLRIQTETPQYLGRTETCISYNPLDHRDCSTKLEAATVTSVFKVTQSLLPYIGRLDVDLVTFGQINRIGKRTIQRALSEEGTTFRSIKEALSFEFAKRVMTEQDYSISDIALHLGYADASQFIRAFKRSNGITPLQWKKNNKGIGV; encoded by the coding sequence ATGCTTGAATTACCATTGATTGCGAAGAGTGTTGTGAGTCATTTCCAGCAGTGCGTGCGAGAAGATAAGTTATTAGCTCCATATCATGCCGCGATAGAAGTGCTCGCAGTTCAAGTGAGCGTGCCGTTCTCAATGGATACTTCAGTTGCTCAATATGTCTCGTTTAATGTGTTTACTCATTTCTTAGAGGGTTTGAGGACGGTATTACCATCTGAGGTGTTTGTTTCTGCGTTATTAGGCAATGCTGAACGAGCCGCTCTCGAACTCAATTTTTCCAACCTTTCAGCTCACGCTTTTCTGTCCCTTTTTCCGTTTGAAAAATGGTCAGTCGAATCGTCTTCACAGTCATTGAAGCTTTCGTTTCAAGTATCTAGTAACTCGCTCAATGGTATTGAAGCTGAGCTGTTTTTGATCGTATATAGCCACTCCTATTTTAAAGCTCAGCAGGCTGATATAGATAAGCCGATTCGTTACGACTTAGTTTCAGTGTCGGCTAGTGCGTTAAGTGATTTGAGAATACAAACGGAAACGCCACAGTACTTAGGTCGAACTGAGACGTGCATTTCGTACAACCCCTTAGATCATCGAGATTGTTCAACCAAATTGGAGGCAGCTACCGTTACTTCTGTCTTCAAGGTGACACAATCATTACTTCCTTATATCGGTCGATTAGATGTAGATTTGGTCACGTTTGGTCAGATAAATCGAATTGGTAAGCGCACAATTCAAAGGGCGCTTAGTGAAGAGGGTACGACCTTTCGAAGCATCAAAGAGGCTCTGTCTTTTGAATTCGCCAAGCGCGTTATGACTGAGCAAGATTATTCGATCTCAGATATTGCGCTTCACTTGGGATATGCAGATGCTTCCCAATTTATAAGAGCGTTTAAGCGATCGAACGGAATAACACCGCTTCAATGGAAAAAGAACAATAAAGGTATAGGCGTATAG